One part of the Paenibacillus silvisoli genome encodes these proteins:
- a CDS encoding glycosyltransferase family 4 protein has product MAKAKIAFVTPGTFPLPSQSSSSVERVVEKLVPLLVPQVDASIYGRSSRLLGKRGQLGGATVIRYPAHNKRLYLQRVGQSIKVNQPDLLQVENRPHYALKLRRMRPGSKIWLNLHSSTFIRKSAISPDLLARSFRAADRIIVNSEYLKEDVAARVPECAEKLHVVYPGVDTERFPSQYSFAGASRRAELRKARGWAGRSVIVFMGRLLAIKGVHHLLKLMPQLVREHPSALLVIVGGAFYGSKRTTAYVRQLQQMGRKLKGHVQFVPYVPYSEVPSWFLGADVAVVPSGKREAFGLVNVEAMSCGLPVVATRAGGMKEIIEDGVTGYLVDPDHVVEEMRARLLELLRDDQLRLQMGLKSRERVEQHFTWQHSADRWMELFRDAWRETEPWRLE; this is encoded by the coding sequence ATGGCAAAAGCTAAAATCGCATTCGTGACGCCGGGTACGTTCCCGCTGCCCTCCCAAAGCAGCAGTTCCGTAGAGCGAGTAGTAGAGAAGCTGGTGCCGCTTCTGGTTCCACAGGTAGATGCTTCGATTTACGGCAGATCAAGCCGGTTACTCGGCAAGCGGGGGCAGCTCGGAGGCGCAACCGTCATCCGTTATCCGGCTCACAATAAACGGTTGTATTTGCAGCGTGTCGGTCAATCGATCAAGGTGAACCAGCCGGATTTGCTGCAAGTGGAGAATCGGCCCCATTATGCGCTGAAGCTGAGACGAATGCGTCCGGGGAGCAAAATCTGGCTGAACCTGCATTCATCCACCTTTATCCGTAAAAGCGCCATCAGTCCGGATTTGCTTGCGCGCAGCTTCCGAGCGGCAGACCGGATTATCGTGAACAGCGAGTACTTGAAGGAAGACGTTGCCGCCCGCGTGCCGGAATGCGCGGAGAAGCTGCATGTCGTCTACCCTGGCGTAGATACGGAGCGGTTTCCGTCGCAGTATTCGTTCGCGGGCGCCAGCCGGAGGGCCGAGCTGCGTAAAGCGCGGGGCTGGGCTGGCCGGAGCGTCATCGTGTTCATGGGCAGACTTCTCGCCATCAAAGGCGTGCATCATCTGCTGAAGCTGATGCCGCAGCTGGTGCGGGAACATCCGTCTGCGCTGCTTGTCATCGTAGGCGGTGCGTTTTACGGCTCTAAGCGAACAACCGCATATGTGCGGCAGCTGCAGCAAATGGGCCGAAAGCTGAAAGGCCATGTGCAGTTCGTGCCTTATGTACCGTATTCCGAAGTACCGAGTTGGTTCCTGGGTGCCGATGTCGCCGTCGTTCCGTCCGGGAAGCGGGAGGCGTTCGGGCTCGTAAACGTCGAGGCGATGTCCTGCGGTCTTCCCGTCGTCGCGACGCGTGCAGGCGGAATGAAGGAAATCATCGAGGACGGCGTGACCGGCTATTTGGTCGATCCGGACCATGTTGTGGAGGAGATGCGGGCGCGATTGCTGGAGCTGTTGCGCGACGATCAACTGCGGCTGCAAATGGGGCTGAAGAGCCGGGAGCGGGTGGAGCAGCATTTTACGTGGCAGCATTCGGCCGATCGATGGATGGAATTGTTTCGCGATGCTTGGCGAGAAACAGAACCGTGGAGGCTGGAATAG
- the asd gene encoding archaetidylserine decarboxylase (Phosphatidylserine decarboxylase is synthesized as a single chain precursor. Generation of the pyruvoyl active site from a Ser is coupled to cleavage of a Gly-Ser bond between the larger (beta) and smaller (alpha chains). It is an integral membrane protein.), translating into MTKWLLRSMTELSSRKWISRMTGRFAQSPASRRLIPRFARMYGISIEEAEKQLQDYSTLNEFFTRRLKPGARTIDTDPSALVSPVDALITGCGPIEQGTILNVKGQDYTIEELLNRSPRTENYKNGYYMVLYLSPTDYHRIHTPVTGSIVEREHVPGKVYPVNEFGLRHMRRVLSRNERLITYMRHAGAETAVVKVGAMNVSSIKYVLPLKEKMEKGEDLAYFEFGSTVVLLTEDDSFFPRPDLKTGLKVRMGEKLGTLAAQ; encoded by the coding sequence ATGACCAAATGGCTGCTCCGATCCATGACAGAGCTCAGCTCGCGCAAATGGATTTCGCGAATGACCGGCCGATTTGCCCAGTCGCCCGCTAGCCGGCGCTTGATACCAAGATTCGCCCGCATGTACGGGATCTCTATAGAAGAAGCCGAGAAACAGCTGCAAGACTACAGCACCTTGAATGAATTTTTCACCCGGCGCTTGAAGCCCGGCGCGCGTACGATCGACACGGATCCTTCCGCGTTAGTCAGTCCGGTCGACGCGTTAATTACGGGCTGCGGGCCGATTGAGCAAGGCACCATCCTAAACGTCAAAGGGCAAGACTACACCATCGAAGAGCTGTTGAACCGTTCTCCCCGCACGGAGAATTACAAGAACGGCTACTATATGGTGCTCTATCTCAGCCCGACCGATTACCATCGCATACATACGCCTGTCACCGGCTCGATCGTTGAACGCGAACACGTACCGGGCAAAGTATATCCCGTCAACGAGTTCGGCCTCCGCCACATGCGCCGCGTGCTTAGCCGCAATGAAAGGCTGATCACTTATATGCGCCATGCCGGCGCGGAGACGGCCGTCGTCAAGGTCGGCGCCATGAACGTAAGCAGCATCAAGTATGTATTGCCTCTTAAAGAAAAAATGGAGAAGGGCGAAGACCTCGCCTACTTCGAGTTCGGCTCCACCGTCGTGCTCTTGACCGAGGACGACAGCTTCTTCCCGCGTCCGGATTTGAAAACAGGACTGAAAGTGCGCATGGGCGAGAAGCTCGGCACGCTGGCAGCGCAATAA